From a single Solanum dulcamara chromosome 4, daSolDulc1.2, whole genome shotgun sequence genomic region:
- the LOC129887791 gene encoding DEAD-box ATP-dependent RNA helicase 41: MESSVAAENDCNAPEDDAKERCWDQREALPGEPRCVICGRYGEYICDETDDDICSLECKGILLSRLAKLQQPTSRPCPVKLPATDECYYVKDNVKSEVNPLTTDQTELLRRKLDILVKGDTTPPPILSFASCKLTQKLLENIEVAGYEMPTPVQMQAIPAALARQSLLVSAETGSGKTGSFLIPIVSQCAKFNEEHFQNQQQPLAMVLTPTRELSIQVEDQAKVFGKGLPFKTALVVGGDAMAGQLHRIQKGVSLIVGTPGRLIDLLTKHEIELDTISVLVLDEVDCMLQRGFREQVMQIFTALSQPQVLMYSATIPKEVERMASSMAKKVTVISVGKPNKPNQAVKQLAIWVEPKRKKQKLFDILMSKQHYKPPVIVFVGSRLGADLLSEAITVSTGLKALSIHGEKSMKDRREIVRSFLVGEIPVIVATGVLGRGINLLTVKQVIVFDMPNSIKEYVHQVGRASRMGEEGTSIVFVNEENKKLFPELVEALKTSGAAIPRELANSRYVVGSFSAAKGQKKRKHGF; encoded by the exons ATGGAAAGTTCTGTAGCTGCAGAAAATGATTGTAATGCCCCAG AGGATGATGCGAAGGAGAGGTGTTGGGACCAAAGAGAGGCGCTGCCGGGCGAGCCTCGATGTGTCATATGTGGCCGCTATGGTGAGTACATTTGCGATGAGACTGATGATGATATTTGCAGTTTGGAATGCAAAGGTATATTGTTGTCGCGGCTTGCAAAATTGCAGCAACCAACTTCTCGTCCATGTCCTGTAAAGTTACCAGCAACCGATGAGTGCTATTATGTTAAGGATAATGTTAAATCTGAAGTGAATCCACTAACAACTGACCAGACTGAACTTTTGAGAAGGAAACTTGATATTCTTGTGAAGGGAGACACTACACCGCCTCCCATCTTGTCATTTGCTTCTTGCAAGCTAACGCAGAAGCTTCTCGAGAATATTGAAGTTGCTGGTTATGAAATGCCAACTCCTGTCCAAATGCAAGCAATCCCAGCTGCTTTAGCACGGCAAAGCTTGCTTGTTTCAGCAGAGACTGGTTCTGGTAAAACTGGTTCTTTTTTAATTCCTATAGTTTCTCAATGTGCAAAATTCAATGAAGAGCATTTCCAAAACCAGCAACAACCATTAGCTATGGTTCTCACACCTACTAGAGAACTCTCCATACAGGTAGAGGATCAAGCTAAGGTGTTCGGGAAGGGTTTGCCATTCAAAACTGCATTGGTTGTAGGTGGTGATGCCATGGCAGGACAGCTCCACCGCATCCAGAAGGGAGTATCTTTAATTGTGGGAACTCCTGGAAGGCTCATTGACCTTTTAACGAAACATGAGATTGAACTGGATACTATTTCAGTTCTTGTTCTTGATGAAGTTGATTGCATGCTCCAAAGAGGTTTCCGTGAGCAGGTGATGCAGATTTTTACGGCTCTTTCTCAACCTCAAGTGTTAATGTATTCCGCAACAATTCCTAAAGAAGTAGAGAGGATGGCAAGCTCAATGGCCAAAAAGGTCACTGTCATTTCTGTTGGGAAGCCAAATAAACCTAATCAGGCTGTCAAGCAGTTAGCTATTTGGGTAGAGCCGAAGAGGAAGAAGCAAAagctttttgatattttgatgagcAAACAGCATTATAAGCCACCAGTTATTGTATTTGTGGGTTCTAGACTCGGAGCAGATCTCCTTTCTGAAGCAATAACAGTAAGTACTGGGCTAAAAGCATTATCAATTCATGGTGAGAAATCCATGAAGGATAGGAGAGAAATTGTAAGGTCATTTCTAGTTGGGGAAATTCCAGTTATTGTGGCAACTGGGGTGTTGGGTCGAGGAATCAATCTGTTGACTGTGAAACAGGTAATTGTGTTTGATATGCCAAATTCCATCAAGGAGTATGTGCACCAGGTTGGAAGGGCATCTAGAATGGGGGAGGAAGGTACATCAATTGTCTTTGTGAATGAAGAGAATAAGAAATTGTTTCCCGAGTTGGTTGAAGCTCTTAAAACATCTGGTGCTGCAATTCCCAGAGAGCTTGCTAATTCACGGTATGTTGTTGGCTCTTTCTCTGCTGCCAAAGGTCAGAAAAAACGAAAACATGGTTTCTGA
- the LOC129885169 gene encoding protein NDR1-like — translation MSDYDFSSSRTSCACHCIKFILGLGVLALILWLSLRTTKPKCSIGDVYVRGLDKSINSNNNTMKRDNHLSFQVHLKNEMKDKAVRYDNITVNFYYGTNTSYPLGNFTIEGFKQGKDKEAFKSGMIETHNMPWDDAIKVVSNGSKAIFRVDVSSRIKYKITFWYTKKHNYFVENKVEVDNTGKSSAKQISCCFGFFGLILFVLSFLL, via the coding sequence ATGTCGGATTACGACTTCTCTTCCTCTAGGACCTCATGTGCTTGCCATTGTATCAAATTCATATTGGGTTTAGGTGTCCTAGCTTTAATCCTATGGCTAAGCCTACGTACCACGAAGCCCAAATGTTCCATCGGAGATGTTTACGTGCGAGGCCTCGATAAATCGATCAATTCCAACAACAATACGATGAAGCGCGATAACCATCTATCGTTTCAAGTCCATTTGAAGAATGAAATGAAGGACAAAGCCGTTCGTTACGATAATATTACGGTTAATTTCTACTATGGTACAAATACAAGTTATCCTCTTGGTAATTttacaattgaaggatttaaaCAAGGTAAAGATAAAGAAGCTTTTAAAAGTGGCATGATTGAGACACATAATATGCCATGGGATGATGCAATTAAAGTTGTTTCAAATGGATCTAAGGCAATTTTTAGAGTTGATGTAAGTAGTAGAATTAAGTACAAAATTACATTTTGGTATACTaaaaaacataattattttGTCGAAAATAAAGTTGAAGTTGATAATACTGGTAAATCTAGTGCAAAACAAATTAGTTGTTGTTTTGGGTTTTTTGGATTAATATTATTTGTTTTGtcatttttactttaa
- the LOC129887792 gene encoding probable plastid-lipid-associated protein 12, chloroplastic yields MATIMEIGNLGVQFRPQIAINSTRKWPGKQFLGQKMQNKKRYLLLCSVAGQKEGKACSFTKEENGLIEALIGIQGRGRAASPQQLQEVERAVKVLEGSEGVSEPTSSSLIEGRWQLMFTTRPGSASPIQRTFVGVDSFSVFQEVFLRTNDQRVSNIVKFSEAIGELKVEALATIKDGKRILFQFDRAAFSFKFLPFKVPYPVPFRLLGDEAKGWLDTTYLSPSGNLRISRGNKGTTFVLQRETEQRQKLLSSISTGTRVEEAIDEFISLNQNVANPELELLEGEWQMIWSSQVETDSWIENAGNGLMGVQIVKPNGQLKFLVGILFGIKFSMTGKYEKSGSNTYDVIMDDGAILAGMYGIPVEMESKFTIEILYTDDKIRISRGYNKILFVHVRVDGSNKK; encoded by the exons ATGGCAACAATAATGGAAATTGGGAATTTGGGAGTTCAATTTAGGCCTCAAATTGCGATAAATTCGACTCGAAAATGGCCTGGCAAGCAATTTCTTGGTCAGAAAATGCAAAACAAGAAGAGATATTTGCTATTGTGCTCTGTTGCAGGTCAAAAAGAAGGTAAAGCTTGTTCTTTTACTAAAGAAGAAAATGGCCTTATTGAAGCTCTTATTGGTATTCAAGGCCGTGGTCGCGCTGCTTCACCTCAACAACTTCAA GAGGTTGAACGTGCTGTTAAAGTTCTTGAAGGATCCGAAGGTGTTTCTGAACCG ACGAGCTCAAGTTTGATCGAGGGTCGGTGGCAGCTGATGTTCACAACTAGGCCAGGATCAGCATCTCCTATTCAG AGAACGTTTGTTGGGGTTGACTCATTCAGCGTATTTCAAGAAGTGTTCCTTAGAACGAACGATCAACGTGTATCCAATATTGTAAAGTTTTCTGAGGCAATAGGTGAGCTGAAAGTAGAG GCTCTTGCAACAATCAAAGACGGAAAACGTATTCTTTTCCAATTTGATAGAGCAGCTTTTTCGTTCAAATTTCTACCATTCAAGGTTCCATATCCTGTACCTTTTAGACTGCTGGGAGATGAAGCTAAGGGCTGGTTAGACACCACATATTTGTCCCCATCAGGGAATCTCCGTATTTCAAGAGGAAATAAG GGAACTACATTTGTGCTGCAAAGGGAAACTGAACAAAGGCAAAAGTTGCTTTCGTCCATTTCAACGGGTACAAGGGTAGAAGAG GCAATTGATGAGTTTATTTCCTTAAACCAAAATGTCGCGAATCCTGAACTAGAACTCCTCGAGGGAGAGTGGCAAATGATATGGAGTTCGCAG GTTGAAACAGATAGTTGGATAGAGAATGCTGGCAACGGTCTGATGGGCGTGCAG ATTGTCAAACCAAATGGACAGTTGAAGTTCCTGGTCGGGATATTGTTCGGTATTAAGTTCTCCATGACTGGAAAATATGA GAAATCTGGAAGTAACACGTATGATGTCATAATGGATGATGGAGCAATACTGGCTGGAATGTATGGAATTCCGGTAGAAATGGAAAGCAAGTTCACCATAGAAATACT ATATACCGATGACAAGATAAGAATTTCACGAGGCTACAACAAAATTCTCTTTGTTCATGTACGCGTAGACGGATCCAACAAGAAGTGA